In Oryzihumus leptocrescens, the following are encoded in one genomic region:
- a CDS encoding sensor histidine kinase — protein sequence MPTLTDVLREQTDLTPADVEWLHLLVGDWQLLSDLSFADLVLWARSRDRGWVAVAHVRPTTGPMVFFDDYVGRRVGSGRRPLLDQAFDGVRIIRERDPEWRDDMPIREEAIPVVREGRPIAVLTRHTNLATMRTPSRLELTYLATADALARMVASGEFPTRGAAPTGQRRGAPRVGDGVIRLDPDGTVNYASPNAVSAIHRLGHVGDVVGSSLSRIISEVLHDESPVDEGLPLVTSGRAPWRTDVETRGASVSLRAIPLMEAGHRIGAIVLLRDVSELRRREQELLTKDATIREIHHRVKNNLQTVAALLRLQARRLPESEGKAALEEAVRRVAVIALVHETLSQGFDETVDFDEIAARGLSSVVEVATREVPVRTVRTGSFGRLRAEDATALAMVVSELVQNAVEHGLAAHGGQLTVDARRSTEGEEEVLSVTITDDGAGLPEDFDPGRSGLGTQIVTSLVQDMRGRITWERAKPRGTTVRFVARLRPRGDG from the coding sequence GTGCCGACCCTGACCGACGTGCTGCGGGAGCAGACCGACCTGACGCCCGCGGACGTCGAGTGGCTGCACCTGCTGGTCGGGGACTGGCAGCTGCTCTCGGACCTGTCCTTCGCCGACCTGGTCCTGTGGGCGCGCTCGCGCGACCGCGGCTGGGTCGCGGTGGCGCACGTGCGCCCCACGACCGGCCCCATGGTGTTCTTCGACGACTACGTCGGGCGCCGGGTGGGCTCGGGCCGCCGGCCGCTGCTGGACCAGGCCTTCGACGGGGTCCGGATCATCCGGGAGCGCGACCCGGAGTGGCGTGACGACATGCCGATCCGCGAGGAGGCCATCCCGGTGGTGCGGGAGGGGCGCCCGATCGCGGTGCTGACCCGGCACACCAACCTCGCCACGATGCGGACGCCGAGCCGGCTGGAGCTGACCTACCTCGCGACGGCCGACGCGCTGGCCCGGATGGTGGCCTCGGGGGAGTTCCCCACCCGGGGGGCCGCGCCGACCGGGCAGCGCCGGGGCGCACCCCGGGTGGGCGACGGGGTGATCCGGCTCGACCCGGACGGCACGGTCAACTACGCCAGCCCCAACGCGGTCTCGGCGATCCACCGTCTCGGGCACGTCGGCGACGTGGTCGGGTCGTCGCTGTCACGGATCATCTCCGAGGTGCTGCACGACGAGTCCCCGGTCGATGAGGGGCTGCCGCTCGTGACCAGCGGCCGGGCGCCGTGGCGCACCGACGTGGAGACCCGTGGGGCCAGCGTCTCGCTGCGGGCGATCCCGCTGATGGAGGCCGGGCACCGGATCGGCGCGATCGTGCTGCTGCGCGACGTCAGCGAGCTGCGCCGGCGCGAGCAGGAGCTGCTCACCAAGGACGCGACGATCCGCGAGATCCACCACCGGGTGAAGAACAACCTGCAGACCGTGGCCGCCCTGCTGCGGCTGCAGGCGCGCCGGCTGCCCGAGAGCGAGGGCAAGGCCGCGCTGGAGGAGGCGGTGCGCCGGGTGGCGGTGATCGCGCTGGTGCACGAGACGCTCAGCCAGGGCTTCGACGAGACGGTCGACTTCGACGAGATCGCCGCGCGCGGGCTCTCCAGCGTCGTCGAGGTGGCCACCCGCGAGGTGCCCGTGCGCACCGTGCGCACCGGGTCGTTTGGCCGGCTCCGGGCCGAGGACGCGACCGCGCTGGCCATGGTGGTCAGCGAGCTGGTGCAGAACGCCGTCGAGCACGGGCTCGCCGCGCACGGCGGTCAGCTGACGGTGGACGCCCGGCGCAGCACCGAGGGGGAGGAGGAGGTGCTCAGCGTCACCATCACCGACGACGGCGCCGGCCTGCCGGAGGACTTCGACCCGGGCCGCTCAGGGCTGGGGACGCAGATCGTCACCTCGCTGGTGCAGGACATGCGCGGCCGCATCACCTGGGAACGCGCAAAGCCGCGCGGAACCACGGTGCGGTTCGTCGCGCGGCTTCGTCCTCGCGGGGACGGATGA
- a CDS encoding FtsK/SpoIIIE domain-containing protein translates to MEIRLSVVAPAGAGVPVDVAVRTPPGATAADLGPALAEASGYAGRSPALFVDGMAVPGDHPVGSPPLLEGSLVTLDDPGMRDRSGVPGVLELHVVGGPDCGQVHRLPPGEHVVGRGAEAAIHIEDPDLSRRHARITVRHAGVTVEDLGSTNGTVVDGDALAGRPHPLTTGNRVALGSSTVVLRVPGSAPAAVHEDGLGHLLVNRSPRILPPPEPVEVCLPARPQQRDAPRMPLLASVVPLAVAVPMAVLTHSPVYLLFALMGPAMMLGNVIGDRRSGRRSHARARADHERELAAARARVAAALLEESARRHTQLPDLAELLATVEGPHARLWERRRTEEDLLLLRVGTADLPSRVTVVDPDEAHRRATPEVPRVPVGVSLPDVGVLGVAGARGPATGLVRALIAQACGWHSPRDVRLVVLAADGGRAADLAWTAYLPHCRPGPGEDCRALLGVLSPTGDQVRRRIAELTGLVAERRASAPHDGRPWQGPRVVVVLAGAHRLRTVPGVAALLEEGPGVGVHFLCLDDEAARLPLEARATVHLVGQVSPRLRVQVTGAPAVPDVVPDQVAAAWAERFARALAPLRDATPEDDTAEVPEQARLLDVLPFDATDADAVARQWSRQPRSTMALLGVAAEGPYAVDLRREGPQLLVGGTTGAGKSELLQTVIASLALANRPDELGFVLVDYKGGAAFKDCARLPHTLGLVTDLDDQLAERALVSLRSELTRRERVLRDAGVKDIDDYHALTIRPGPALPRLVLVVDEFRVLAEELPAFLDGVLRVAAVGRSLGVHLVLATQRPAGVVTADIKANVALRIALRVRDRVDSEDVIEAPDAAAISERTPGRAVLRSGSGPLVAFQTARVGGRESAPEVAGVEVEVQQRDQLGDPPARRPVGARAQGPTDLARVVESVRDAAAATALDPVTRPWLPPLPFQVLLGDLEPTTGPGVPYAVADRPDRQSQEVLSWQPGRDGHLAFVGAARSGRTSALRTVAGSLARRHSPAELHLHALDGGSGGLQALAALPHTGTVVGREDVPRAARLVSRLVQELTRRQQLLGELGVGSVQEQRDACREAEGMPLPWLVLLVDGWEGLTQAFEGVDHGRPTDQLLRILREGPAAGISLLLAGGRDLLLSQVSSLVPDKLVLPLTDPTDLVMAGIPPSAVPHEPPPGRAVRAHDHVELQLALLAPGGAAEQARALGEVADGWSGHAGDAAAVATPLRIRPLPDTVVDSTLPTTPVGDLAAADWARLGVGGDAAEAVGVDLRHSPAVLVAGPPGSGRSTTLAAMARHLAAAARPVAVVAPRPSPVTDLSADGVAELVDPHDREAMLSLVKRHDDLVVLVDDAELLLDTPVEETLVEVLRCRRGRVVVLCAGATDELSATFRGLTTEVRRHRTGVLLRPAGLADGDLLGVRVRAAEPGPPGRGLLVEQGVVTPVQVTTPG, encoded by the coding sequence ATGGAGATCCGTCTGTCCGTCGTCGCCCCGGCCGGTGCCGGCGTGCCCGTCGACGTCGCGGTCCGCACCCCACCGGGTGCGACCGCCGCGGACCTCGGCCCCGCCCTCGCCGAGGCCAGCGGGTATGCCGGCCGGTCGCCGGCCCTGTTCGTCGACGGCATGGCCGTCCCCGGGGACCACCCCGTCGGCAGCCCACCGCTGCTCGAGGGGTCGCTGGTGACGCTGGACGACCCCGGGATGCGCGACCGCTCGGGCGTGCCCGGCGTGCTCGAGCTGCACGTCGTCGGCGGCCCGGACTGCGGGCAGGTGCACCGGCTGCCGCCGGGCGAGCACGTCGTGGGTCGCGGCGCCGAGGCGGCGATCCACATCGAGGACCCGGACCTGTCCCGCCGCCACGCCCGGATCACGGTCCGGCACGCGGGGGTCACCGTCGAGGACCTCGGCTCGACCAACGGCACCGTCGTCGACGGCGACGCCCTGGCCGGGCGGCCGCATCCCCTGACCACCGGCAACCGGGTCGCCCTGGGCTCGAGCACGGTCGTCCTGCGCGTCCCGGGGAGCGCACCGGCGGCGGTGCACGAGGACGGGCTCGGACACCTCCTGGTCAACCGCAGCCCGCGGATCCTGCCGCCTCCGGAGCCGGTCGAGGTCTGCCTGCCGGCCCGCCCGCAGCAGCGGGACGCCCCCCGCATGCCGTTGCTGGCCAGCGTGGTGCCCCTGGCCGTCGCCGTCCCCATGGCGGTGCTGACCCACTCGCCGGTCTACCTGCTGTTCGCCCTCATGGGGCCGGCGATGATGCTGGGCAACGTCATCGGGGACCGGCGGTCCGGGCGCCGCTCCCATGCGCGCGCCCGCGCCGACCACGAACGCGAGCTCGCCGCCGCCCGGGCGCGGGTCGCCGCCGCCCTGCTCGAGGAGTCCGCGCGCCGGCACACCCAGCTGCCGGACCTCGCCGAGCTGCTGGCCACCGTCGAGGGCCCGCACGCCCGCCTGTGGGAGCGACGGCGGACCGAGGAGGACCTGCTGCTGCTCCGGGTCGGCACCGCCGACCTGCCGTCCCGGGTGACGGTGGTCGACCCCGACGAGGCCCACCGGCGCGCCACGCCCGAGGTGCCGCGGGTGCCGGTCGGGGTGTCCCTGCCCGACGTCGGGGTGCTCGGCGTGGCGGGCGCCCGGGGACCGGCGACCGGCCTGGTGCGCGCCCTCATCGCCCAGGCCTGTGGCTGGCACTCCCCTCGGGACGTGCGCCTTGTGGTGCTCGCCGCGGACGGGGGCCGCGCCGCGGACCTGGCCTGGACGGCATACCTGCCGCACTGCCGTCCCGGTCCCGGGGAGGACTGCCGCGCGCTCCTGGGGGTCCTCTCCCCCACAGGTGACCAGGTGCGCCGCCGGATCGCCGAGCTGACCGGGCTCGTCGCGGAGCGCCGCGCGTCGGCACCCCACGACGGGCGCCCATGGCAGGGCCCCAGGGTGGTCGTCGTGCTCGCCGGGGCCCACCGGCTGCGCACGGTGCCGGGGGTCGCGGCGCTGCTCGAGGAGGGGCCGGGCGTCGGCGTCCACTTCCTCTGCCTGGACGACGAGGCGGCCCGGCTGCCGCTGGAGGCCCGAGCCACGGTGCACCTGGTCGGGCAGGTCAGCCCACGCCTCCGGGTGCAGGTGACCGGCGCGCCGGCCGTGCCCGACGTGGTGCCCGACCAGGTCGCGGCCGCCTGGGCCGAGCGTTTCGCCCGCGCGCTGGCCCCACTGCGCGACGCCACCCCCGAGGACGACACCGCCGAGGTGCCCGAGCAGGCCCGGCTGCTCGACGTGCTGCCCTTCGACGCCACCGACGCGGATGCGGTGGCGCGACAGTGGTCGCGCCAGCCCCGCTCGACGATGGCGCTGCTCGGGGTCGCGGCCGAGGGCCCGTATGCCGTGGACCTGCGCCGCGAGGGACCTCAGCTGCTCGTCGGGGGCACCACCGGTGCGGGCAAGTCCGAGCTGTTGCAGACGGTGATCGCCTCGCTGGCGCTGGCCAACCGGCCGGACGAGCTCGGCTTCGTCCTCGTCGACTACAAGGGCGGCGCGGCGTTCAAGGACTGTGCTCGCCTGCCGCACACCCTGGGCCTGGTCACCGATCTCGACGACCAGCTCGCCGAGCGGGCGCTGGTCTCGCTCCGCTCCGAGCTGACCCGGCGGGAGCGCGTGCTGCGCGACGCGGGGGTCAAGGACATCGACGACTACCACGCCCTGACCATCCGCCCCGGCCCTGCGCTGCCGCGGCTGGTGCTCGTCGTGGACGAGTTCCGGGTGCTCGCCGAGGAGCTGCCGGCCTTCCTCGACGGCGTGCTGCGCGTCGCCGCGGTGGGTCGCTCCCTCGGGGTGCACCTCGTGCTGGCGACCCAGCGCCCCGCCGGCGTCGTGACCGCTGACATCAAGGCGAACGTCGCGCTGCGGATCGCCCTGCGGGTGCGTGACCGGGTGGACTCCGAGGACGTGATCGAAGCCCCCGACGCGGCCGCGATCTCCGAACGCACCCCGGGACGGGCGGTGCTGCGCAGCGGGTCCGGCCCGCTCGTCGCGTTCCAGACGGCCCGCGTCGGCGGACGGGAGTCCGCCCCCGAGGTCGCGGGAGTCGAGGTGGAGGTCCAGCAGCGCGACCAGCTCGGGGACCCACCCGCCCGGCGCCCGGTCGGCGCCCGCGCCCAGGGCCCCACCGACCTGGCCCGCGTCGTGGAGTCGGTGCGGGACGCCGCGGCGGCGACGGCGCTCGACCCGGTCACCCGGCCGTGGCTGCCGCCGCTTCCCTTCCAGGTGCTGCTGGGCGACCTCGAGCCCACCACGGGTCCGGGGGTGCCCTACGCGGTGGCGGACCGGCCCGACCGGCAGAGCCAGGAGGTGCTGTCCTGGCAGCCCGGCCGTGACGGGCACCTCGCCTTCGTCGGCGCCGCCCGCAGCGGGCGCACCAGCGCGCTGCGGACCGTGGCCGGGTCCCTGGCCCGTCGCCACTCCCCCGCCGAGCTGCACCTGCATGCCCTCGACGGGGGCTCCGGCGGGCTTCAGGCGCTGGCCGCGCTGCCCCACACGGGCACGGTGGTGGGCCGTGAGGACGTGCCCCGCGCCGCCCGCCTCGTCAGCCGCCTGGTGCAGGAGCTCACCCGGCGTCAGCAGCTGCTCGGCGAGCTCGGCGTGGGCTCGGTCCAGGAGCAGCGCGACGCCTGCCGCGAGGCAGAGGGCATGCCGCTGCCCTGGCTGGTGCTCCTGGTCGACGGCTGGGAGGGGCTGACCCAGGCGTTCGAGGGCGTGGACCACGGCCGGCCCACCGACCAGCTGCTGCGGATCCTGCGCGAGGGCCCGGCCGCAGGGATCTCGCTCCTGCTCGCCGGGGGTCGGGACCTGCTGCTCTCCCAGGTGTCTTCGCTGGTGCCGGACAAGCTCGTCCTGCCCCTGACCGACCCGACCGACCTCGTCATGGCCGGGATCCCGCCGTCCGCCGTGCCGCACGAGCCCCCGCCGGGCCGGGCCGTCCGGGCCCACGACCACGTCGAGCTGCAGCTGGCCCTCCTGGCGCCTGGTGGCGCGGCCGAACAGGCGCGGGCGCTCGGCGAGGTGGCCGACGGCTGGTCGGGTCACGCCGGCGACGCAGCAGCTGTCGCCACGCCGCTCCGCATCCGGCCGCTCCCCGACACCGTGGTGGACAGCACCCTGCCGACCACGCCGGTCGGCGACCTCGCCGCCGCCGACTGGGCACGGCTCGGCGTGGGAGGGGACGCGGCGGAGGCGGTCGGTGTCGACCTGCGCCACAGCCCCGCGGTCCTGGTCGCCGGGCCTCCCGGCAGCGGTCGGTCGACGACGCTGGCCGCCATGGCCCGTCACCTCGCCGCAGCCGCCCGGCCAGTCGCCGTGGTCGCACCGCGACCCTCACCAGTGACGGACCTGTCGGCCGACGGTGTGGCCGAGCTGGTCGACCCGCATGACCGGGAGGCGATGCTCTCCCTGGTCAAGCGACACGACGACCTGGTGGTCCTGGTCGACGACGCCGAGCTGCTGCTGGACACGCCCGTGGAGGAGACGCTGGTCGAGGTGCTGCGCTGCCGTCGCGGACGCGTCGTGGTGCTCTGCGCGGGCGCCACCGACGAGCTGTCGGCGACCTTCCGCGGGCTGACCACGGAGGTGCGCCGTCACCGCACCGGGGTGTTGCTGCGACCGGCCGGTCTGGCCGACGGCGACCTGCTCGGCGTGCGGGTCCGCGCGGCGGAGCCGGGCCCACCCGGGCGCGGCCTGCTGGTCGAGCAGGGCGTCGTGACCCCCGTGCAGGTGACGACTCCCGGCTGA
- a CDS encoding WhiB family transcriptional regulator, whose translation MDWRNRAACLEEDPELFFPIGNTGPALLQIEEAKAVCRRCEVVDTCLKWAIETGQDAGVWGGLSEDERRALKRRNARARRAG comes from the coding sequence ATGGACTGGCGCAACCGCGCTGCCTGCCTGGAAGAGGACCCCGAGCTGTTCTTCCCGATCGGGAACACCGGTCCGGCACTTCTCCAGATCGAAGAGGCGAAGGCTGTCTGCCGACGGTGCGAGGTCGTGGACACCTGCCTGAAGTGGGCCATCGAGACCGGTCAGGACGCCGGTGTCTGGGGTGGCCTGTCCGAGGACGAGCGCCGCGCCCTCAAGCGCCGCAACGCCCGCGCCCGCCGGGCCGGCTGA